From one Lates calcarifer isolate ASB-BC8 unplaced genomic scaffold, TLL_Latcal_v3 _unitig_4819_quiver_3555, whole genome shotgun sequence genomic stretch:
- the LOC108902399 gene encoding butyrophilin subfamily 2 member A2-like, which yields MCPCSCFGVCLLILYCLPVTTGAVSSPVITLVGVDRSINAVVLECESEGWYPEPEVLWLDGEGNLLSAGPTETVRGPDDLYTVSSRVTVEKRHSNSFTCRVQQNKTNQTTETEIHVPDEFFVAPLSHLGLPMSA from the exons ATGTGTCCATGCAGCTGCTTTGGAGTCTGTCTCCTCATCCTCTACTGCCTCCCAGTCACCACAG GTGctgtctcctcacctgtcaTCACATTAGTAGGGGTTGACAGATCCATCAATGCAGTGGTGTTAGAGTGTGAGTCTGAAGgctggtatccagagcctgaggtgttgtggctggacggtgagggaaacctcctctctgctggacctacagagacagtcagaggtcctgatgacctctatactgtcagcagcagagtgactgtggagaagagacacagcaacagcttcacctgtagagtccaacagaacaaaaccaaccagaccacagagacagagattcaTGTTCCAG aTGAGTTCTTCGTGGCCCCATTGTCTCATCTTGGGCTGCCTATGTCAGCATGA